A portion of the Oxynema aestuarii AP17 genome contains these proteins:
- a CDS encoding biotin transporter BioY: MRLPLELIWAAIGLLLTIGGTFLEASIASPAWNWQQDGIPIHSLGVTYQVGAVLLVGCLGGKNAGALSQIAYLVLGLTWFPIFTEGGGLDYLKQPTFGYLLGFVPGAWICGWLAFKMPPRLESLAFSGICGLLAIHLVGLLYLSAMHLFANQALVRSAIAYSLNPLPGQLAVLCAVTVVAFGVRSLMFY, encoded by the coding sequence GTGCGTCTTCCCCTCGAATTGATCTGGGCGGCGATCGGCTTACTGCTGACCATTGGCGGTACGTTTCTCGAAGCCTCGATCGCCAGCCCCGCCTGGAATTGGCAACAAGATGGCATCCCCATTCACTCCCTCGGCGTCACCTATCAAGTGGGGGCGGTTCTACTCGTGGGCTGTCTCGGGGGTAAAAATGCCGGGGCGCTCTCCCAAATTGCCTATCTGGTGTTGGGGTTGACCTGGTTTCCCATTTTTACCGAAGGCGGCGGTCTGGACTATCTCAAACAACCGACGTTCGGTTACTTACTCGGCTTCGTTCCCGGGGCGTGGATCTGCGGCTGGCTGGCATTCAAAATGCCGCCGCGCCTAGAATCCCTCGCCTTTAGCGGGATCTGCGGCTTGTTGGCGATCCATCTGGTCGGACTGCTCTATTTGAGTGCGATGCACCTGTTCGCCAACCAAGCCCTCGTCCGTTCCGCGATCGCTTATTCTCTCAATCCTTTACCGGGTCAACTGGCGGTTTTATGTGCGGTGACAGTGGTCGCGTTTGGGGTTCGTAGTTTAATGTTTTATTGA
- the lspA gene encoding signal peptidase II has product MKFFKNRLFWAIAPIAVILDQLTKFWVVGVFDYGETWPLWPGVFHFTFVTNTGAAFSLFQGSGWLRWLSLLVSLVLIAWGWFGPRLSAWEQAGYGLILGGAIGNGIDRFATGEVIDFLDFRLIRFPVFNLADVSINLGIACLLVVMFWQAQHGEGEKRSPDPESADRSDSSSD; this is encoded by the coding sequence ATGAAATTTTTTAAAAATCGTCTGTTTTGGGCGATCGCCCCGATCGCCGTCATTCTCGACCAACTCACCAAATTCTGGGTCGTCGGCGTTTTCGACTACGGCGAAACCTGGCCCTTATGGCCGGGGGTCTTTCATTTTACCTTCGTCACCAACACCGGGGCCGCATTCAGTTTGTTTCAGGGGAGCGGTTGGTTGCGCTGGCTCTCCTTACTCGTCAGTTTGGTCTTGATCGCCTGGGGCTGGTTCGGACCGCGCCTGTCGGCGTGGGAACAAGCCGGATACGGACTGATTCTCGGCGGGGCGATCGGCAACGGGATCGATCGCTTTGCCACCGGGGAAGTGATCGATTTTCTCGATTTCCGTTTGATCCGCTTCCCGGTGTTCAATCTCGCCGACGTTTCGATCAATCTCGGGATTGCCTGTTTGCTCGTGGTGATGTTCTGGCAAGCCCAGCACGGCGAAGGGGAGAAGCGATCGCCCGATCCCGAGTCTGCGGATCGATCCGATTCGTCGTCGGATTGA